The following proteins are co-located in the Microcystis wesenbergii NRERC-220 genome:
- the hypE gene encoding hydrogenase expression/formation protein HypE: MTSNPSASLKLKKTKITDTNITLSHGSGGKAMRDLINEIFVNNFDNNLLAPLEDQARFEIKDLAKIGDRLAFTTDSYVVSPLFFPGGDIGSLAVNGTVNDLAVGGAIPLYLSCSFILEEGLSIDTLKTIVTSMKIAADKAAVKIVTGDTKVVPRGQGDQIFINTSGVGVIAAGINSGANNLQVGDRILINGFLGDHGAAILIARGELDLQCTIESDCQALNSLISAILAVCPEVKAMRDATRGGLATVLNEFAQSSGVGIQVQETAIPIREEVRGMCELLGLEPLYLANEGKLVLVVPPEAENRVLAVMRSHPDGKNAACIGEVVASPPNLVYLKTAFGTKRILDMLVGEQLPRIC, translated from the coding sequence ATGACTAGCAATCCTTCAGCTTCTTTAAAATTAAAAAAAACAAAAATTACCGACACAAATATCACTCTCTCCCATGGCAGTGGTGGCAAAGCAATGCGGGATTTAATTAACGAGATATTCGTTAATAACTTCGATAATAACTTACTGGCACCCCTGGAAGATCAAGCCCGATTTGAGATTAAAGATTTAGCTAAAATAGGCGATCGCTTGGCATTTACCACCGATTCCTATGTGGTTTCTCCCCTATTCTTTCCAGGGGGTGATATTGGCAGTTTAGCAGTCAATGGAACCGTTAATGATTTGGCTGTCGGTGGCGCAATTCCTCTCTATCTCAGTTGTAGTTTTATCCTCGAAGAAGGTTTATCTATCGACACCCTAAAAACCATCGTTACCAGCATGAAAATAGCCGCCGACAAAGCGGCGGTAAAAATCGTCACCGGGGATACAAAAGTCGTTCCCAGGGGACAAGGGGATCAAATATTTATTAATACCTCTGGAGTCGGAGTAATTGCGGCCGGAATCAATTCCGGTGCCAATAATTTACAAGTTGGCGATCGCATTTTGATTAACGGTTTTCTGGGGGATCACGGTGCCGCCATTCTGATTGCCAGGGGCGAATTAGACTTGCAATGCACAATCGAAAGCGATTGTCAAGCCCTGAATTCTTTAATTTCTGCAATTCTGGCAGTTTGCCCGGAAGTTAAAGCGATGCGGGATGCCACTAGAGGCGGATTAGCCACAGTTTTAAACGAATTCGCTCAAAGTTCAGGGGTGGGAATACAGGTGCAGGAAACGGCGATCCCCATCCGGGAAGAAGTGCGAGGAATGTGCGAATTATTGGGTTTAGAACCGCTTTATCTGGCAAATGAGGGCAAATTAGTCCTTGTCGTGCCTCCAGAGGCGGAAAATCGCGTTTTAGCAGTGATGCGTTCCCATCCTGACGGTAAAAATGCCGCTTGTATCGGGGAAGTCGTCGCTTCTCCCCCCAATTTAGTTTACTTAAAAACCGCTTTCGGCACTAAAAGGATTCTCGATATGTTAGTCGGTGAACAATTACCGAGAATATGTTAA
- the hypA gene encoding hydrogenase maturation nickel metallochaperone HypA, giving the protein MHELGITQNIIELALEHSRGMKVKRVVLEIGQLTAIMPESIAFCFDTCCQGTNIEGAMLEILEISGLGQCQDCGNELELEYPYGICDRCGSRNIIILQGQELNLKSLETESLCV; this is encoded by the coding sequence ATGCACGAACTAGGAATCACCCAAAATATTATCGAACTTGCCTTAGAACATTCCCGAGGAATGAAAGTTAAGCGAGTGGTGTTAGAGATTGGTCAACTAACGGCAATTATGCCAGAATCGATCGCTTTTTGTTTTGATACCTGTTGTCAAGGTACTAATATAGAGGGGGCAATGTTAGAGATTCTGGAAATTTCTGGTTTAGGACAGTGCCAAGATTGCGGAAATGAGCTAGAACTAGAATATCCCTATGGCATCTGCGATCGATGTGGTAGTCGTAATATAATCATTTTACAGGGTCAAGAATTAAATCTCAAATCCTTGGAGACAGAATCCTTATGTGTGTAA
- the hypB gene encoding hydrogenase nickel incorporation protein HypB — protein sequence MCVTCGCSDNSEVTVTNPQTGTHEHILADGTVISHSHHDHDHEHPHHPAEIHAQIHHTTLQVEQNLLAKNNLLAAQNRGWLKGRKTVALNLVSSPGSGKTTLLTRTIADLKTAIPISVIEGDQATANDAQKISETGCQVIQINTGTGCHLEASMVERGLIELDPPMNSLVMIENVGNLVCPALFDLGENAKVVILSVTEGEDKPIKYPYMFHASQVMILTKIDLLPYVNFNLDRCLDYAYQVNPNLKVFQVSATTGEGLDAWYSWLKSLV from the coding sequence ATGTGTGTAACCTGTGGTTGTTCTGATAACTCGGAAGTGACGGTAACTAATCCGCAAACGGGAACCCATGAACATATTTTAGCCGATGGTACTGTTATTAGTCATAGCCATCACGATCACGATCATGAGCATCCCCATCATCCCGCAGAAATTCACGCTCAAATTCATCATACCACTCTCCAAGTTGAGCAAAATCTGCTGGCAAAAAATAATCTGTTAGCGGCACAAAATCGCGGTTGGTTGAAGGGTAGAAAAACTGTTGCCCTTAATCTGGTTTCTTCCCCCGGTTCGGGAAAAACTACCCTGTTAACTCGCACAATTGCCGATTTAAAAACCGCTATTCCTATCAGTGTGATTGAGGGAGATCAAGCAACAGCTAATGATGCCCAAAAAATTAGTGAAACCGGTTGTCAGGTTATCCAAATTAATACCGGAACAGGTTGTCATTTAGAAGCATCAATGGTAGAGAGAGGATTAATCGAACTCGATCCACCGATGAATTCTTTAGTGATGATCGAAAATGTCGGTAATCTAGTTTGTCCTGCTTTATTTGATTTGGGAGAAAATGCCAAGGTTGTCATTCTTTCCGTCACCGAAGGGGAAGATAAACCGATTAAATATCCCTATATGTTCCACGCTTCTCAAGTCATGATCTTGACAAAAATAGACCTACTGCCCTACGTTAATTTTAACCTCGATCGCTGTTTAGATTACGCCTATCAAGTTAATCCCAATCTGAAAGTTTTTCAAGTTTCCGCTACCACTGGAGAAGGTTTAGATGCTTGGTACAGTTGGTTAAAATCGCTGGTTTAA
- a CDS encoding helix-turn-helix domain-containing protein, with amino-acid sequence MTLALDQNIYNQLLTKFQPKIIENEEEYEQARHLLLNLISKQDRLPEETAMVKLMATIIKDFDAKQPQPEPASPQEVLLHLRSANNMKQADLVGKIGSKGVVSEIVNGKRSISKAQGKILGETFNVSPSVFI; translated from the coding sequence ATGACCCTAGCACTTGACCAAAATATTTATAATCAACTGTTGACTAAATTTCAACCCAAGATTATTGAAAATGAGGAAGAATATGAGCAAGCTCGTCATCTTCTGCTTAATCTAATTAGTAAACAGGATCGACTACCAGAAGAAACCGCGATGGTTAAATTAATGGCGACAATTATTAAGGATTTTGATGCCAAACAACCTCAACCCGAACCAGCTTCACCGCAGGAAGTATTATTACACTTAAGGTCAGCTAACAACATGAAACAAGCTGATTTAGTTGGTAAAATTGGTTCTAAGGGTGTGGTTTCAGAAATTGTTAATGGCAAGCGATCGATTAGTAAAGCTCAAGGGAAAATTTTAGGAGAGACTTTCAATGTTTCCCCCAGTGTATTCATTTAA
- a CDS encoding DNA adenine methylase has protein sequence MKTTVIVPPIKCQGIKTKLVSSIKSLADQQNFDRWIEPFCGSGVVAFNLQPKKALLADANIHIINFYNDLKTQQINPNLVK, from the coding sequence ATGAAAACAACCGTCATTGTTCCCCCGATTAAATGTCAAGGTATCAAAACTAAACTGGTATCATCAATCAAAAGTTTAGCGGATCAGCAAAACTTTGATCGCTGGATAGAACCCTTTTGTGGTTCGGGGGTGGTAGCTTTTAATTTACAACCAAAAAAGGCCTTACTTGCTGATGCCAATATTCATATAATTAACTTCTACAATGACCTAAAAACTCAGCAGATCAATCCCAACCTTGTTAAATAA
- the psbA gene encoding photosystem II q(b) protein codes for MTTTLQQRESASLWEQFCQWITSTNNRLYVGWFGVIMIPTLLTATTCFIIAFIAAPPVDIDGIREPVAGSLLYGNNIISGAVVPSSNAIGLHFYPIWEAASLDEWLYNGGPYQLVIFHFLLGVFCYLGRQWELSFRLGMRPWICVAYSAPVSAATAVFLIYPIGQGSFSDGMPLGISGTFNFMFVFQAEHNILMHPFHMLGVAGVFGGSLFSAMHGSLVTSSLVRETTEIESQNYGYKFGQEEETYNIVAAHGYFGRLIFQYASFNNSRSLHFFLGAWPVIGIWFTAMGVSTMAFNLNGFNFNQSILDSQGRVIGTWADVLNRAGIGMEVMHERNAHNFPLDLASGEQAPVALTAPAING; via the coding sequence ATGACCACCACTCTACAACAGCGCGAGAGCGCTTCCCTGTGGGAGCAGTTCTGCCAGTGGATCACCAGCACCAACAACCGTCTTTATGTCGGCTGGTTCGGTGTGATCATGATCCCCACCCTGCTCACCGCCACCACCTGCTTCATCATCGCCTTTATCGCCGCTCCTCCCGTAGATATCGACGGTATTCGCGAGCCTGTAGCTGGTTCTCTACTCTACGGAAACAACATCATCTCTGGTGCTGTTGTTCCCTCTTCCAACGCGATTGGACTCCACTTCTACCCCATCTGGGAAGCTGCTTCCTTAGATGAGTGGTTATACAACGGTGGTCCCTACCAGTTAGTCATTTTCCACTTCTTACTAGGTGTCTTCTGCTACCTCGGTCGTCAGTGGGAACTGTCTTTCCGTTTAGGAATGCGTCCTTGGATTTGTGTAGCTTACTCTGCACCTGTATCCGCCGCTACTGCTGTATTCTTAATCTACCCCATCGGACAAGGTTCTTTCTCTGATGGTATGCCTTTAGGAATCTCTGGAACCTTTAACTTTATGTTCGTGTTCCAAGCAGAACATAACATTCTCATGCACCCCTTCCATATGTTAGGTGTTGCTGGTGTGTTCGGCGGTTCTCTGTTCTCCGCGATGCACGGTTCCCTAGTAACTTCTTCCTTAGTGCGTGAAACCACTGAAATCGAATCTCAAAACTACGGTTACAAATTCGGTCAAGAAGAAGAAACCTACAATATCGTTGCCGCTCACGGTTACTTCGGACGTTTAATCTTCCAATACGCTTCTTTCAATAATAGCCGTTCCTTGCACTTCTTCTTAGGTGCTTGGCCGGTAATCGGTATCTGGTTTACCGCAATGGGTGTTAGCACCATGGCGTTCAACCTCAATGGTTTCAACTTCAACCAGTCGATTCTCGATTCTCAAGGTCGTGTAATTGGTACTTGGGCCGATGTGTTAAACCGCGCTGGTATCGGTATGGAAGTAATGCACGAGCGCAACGCTCACAACTTCCCCTTAGACTTGGCTAGTGGTGAACAGGCTCCTGTAGCTCTGACTGCTCCTGCTATCAATGGTTAA
- a CDS encoding element excision factor XisH family protein, whose amino-acid sequence MRLNYATYFLIFRIHSIVFFDVFEEPLGQLLLQKYQLSLIVFDPEQEVILEWIHW is encoded by the coding sequence TTGAGGTTAAATTATGCTACCTATTTTTTAATATTTAGGATTCATAGTATTGTGTTTTTTGATGTCTTTGAGGAACCTCTTGGTCAGCTATTATTGCAAAAATATCAACTATCTCTAATCGTTTTTGATCCCGAACAGGAGGTGATTCTGGAATGGATACACTGGTAA